A genomic stretch from Harpia harpyja isolate bHarHar1 chromosome 20, bHarHar1 primary haplotype, whole genome shotgun sequence includes:
- the HAND1 gene encoding heart- and neural crest derivatives-expressed protein 1 isoform X2 gives MNLVGGYQQHHHHHHHHHHPMLHDPFLFGPAARCHQERAYFPGWVLNPAEVSPELAGQSPSYGPAEYGPAGQGRLEGLSGRLGRRKGVGGPKKERRRTESINSAFAELRECIPNVPADTKLSKIKTLRLATSYIAYLMEVLAKDSQPGDTEGFKAELKKADGRENKRKRETQPEVYSQPLGHGEKKLKGRTGWPQQVWALELNP, from the exons ATGAACCTGGTAGGGGGCTAccagcagcaccaccaccaccatcatcaccatcaccaccCCATGCTGCACGACCCCTTCCTCTTCGGGCCGGCGGCGCGGTGCCACCAGGAGCGCGCCTACTTCCCCGGCTGGGTGCTGAACCCGGCCGAGGTGAGCCCCGAGCTCGCCGGGCAAAGTCCTAGCTACGGTCCCGCCGAGTACGGCCCGGCCGGCCAGGGACGGCTGGAGGGTCTCAGCGGCCGCCTGGGCCGGCGGAAAGGGGTCGGGGGACCCAAGAAGGAGCGACGGAGGACGGAGAGCATCAACAGCGCTTTCGCCGAGCTCCGCGAGTGCATCCCCAACGTGCCCGCCGACACCAAGCTCTCCAAGATCAAGACCCTGCGCCTGGCCACCAGCTACATCGCCTACCTGATGGAGGTGCTGGCCAAGGACAGCCAGCCCGGGGACACCGAGGGCTTCAAAGCCGAGCTCAAGAAGGCCGACGGCAGGGAGaacaagaggaaaagggagaCG CAGCCCGAGGTCTATTCGCAGCCTTTGGGCCACGGCGAGAAGAAGCTGAAGGGCCGGACGGGTTGGCCCCAGCAGGTCTGGGCTCTGGAACTGAACCCCTGA
- the HAND1 gene encoding heart- and neural crest derivatives-expressed protein 1 isoform X3, producing MNLVGGYQQHHHHHHHHHHPMLHDPFLFGPAARCHQERAYFPGWVLNPAEVSPELAGQSPSYGPAEYGPAGQGRLEGLSGRLGRRKGVGGPKKERRRTESINSAFAELRECIPNVPADTKLSKIKTLRLATSYIAYLMEVLAKDSQPGDTEGFKAELKKADGRENKRKRETPEVYSQPLGHGEKKLKGRTGWPQQVWALELNP from the exons ATGAACCTGGTAGGGGGCTAccagcagcaccaccaccaccatcatcaccatcaccaccCCATGCTGCACGACCCCTTCCTCTTCGGGCCGGCGGCGCGGTGCCACCAGGAGCGCGCCTACTTCCCCGGCTGGGTGCTGAACCCGGCCGAGGTGAGCCCCGAGCTCGCCGGGCAAAGTCCTAGCTACGGTCCCGCCGAGTACGGCCCGGCCGGCCAGGGACGGCTGGAGGGTCTCAGCGGCCGCCTGGGCCGGCGGAAAGGGGTCGGGGGACCCAAGAAGGAGCGACGGAGGACGGAGAGCATCAACAGCGCTTTCGCCGAGCTCCGCGAGTGCATCCCCAACGTGCCCGCCGACACCAAGCTCTCCAAGATCAAGACCCTGCGCCTGGCCACCAGCTACATCGCCTACCTGATGGAGGTGCTGGCCAAGGACAGCCAGCCCGGGGACACCGAGGGCTTCAAAGCCGAGCTCAAGAAGGCCGACGGCAGGGAGaacaagaggaaaagggagaCG CCCGAGGTCTATTCGCAGCCTTTGGGCCACGGCGAGAAGAAGCTGAAGGGCCGGACGGGTTGGCCCCAGCAGGTCTGGGCTCTGGAACTGAACCCCTGA
- the HAND1 gene encoding heart- and neural crest derivatives-expressed protein 1 isoform X1 — MNLVGGYQQHHHHHHHHHHPMLHDPFLFGPAARCHQERAYFPGWVLNPAEVSPELAGQSPSYGPAEYGPAGQGRLEGLSGRLGRRKGVGGPKKERRRTESINSAFAELRECIPNVPADTKLSKIKTLRLATSYIAYLMEVLAKDSQPGDTEGFKAELKKADGRENKRKRETVLPWPHFEGSTSSPRCPNNRYHQPQKHQRSRTPKLSLSPLRHKSLIILNN, encoded by the exons ATGAACCTGGTAGGGGGCTAccagcagcaccaccaccaccatcatcaccatcaccaccCCATGCTGCACGACCCCTTCCTCTTCGGGCCGGCGGCGCGGTGCCACCAGGAGCGCGCCTACTTCCCCGGCTGGGTGCTGAACCCGGCCGAGGTGAGCCCCGAGCTCGCCGGGCAAAGTCCTAGCTACGGTCCCGCCGAGTACGGCCCGGCCGGCCAGGGACGGCTGGAGGGTCTCAGCGGCCGCCTGGGCCGGCGGAAAGGGGTCGGGGGACCCAAGAAGGAGCGACGGAGGACGGAGAGCATCAACAGCGCTTTCGCCGAGCTCCGCGAGTGCATCCCCAACGTGCCCGCCGACACCAAGCTCTCCAAGATCAAGACCCTGCGCCTGGCCACCAGCTACATCGCCTACCTGATGGAGGTGCTGGCCAAGGACAGCCAGCCCGGGGACACCGAGGGCTTCAAAGCCGAGCTCAAGAAGGCCGACGGCAGGGAGaacaagaggaaaagggagaCG GTCCTGCCTTGGCCACATTTTGAAGGATCAACGTCCTCTCCTCGCTGTCCGAACAACAGGTACCACCAGCCTCAGAAACACCAACGCTCACGCACCCCAAAGTTGTCTCTGTCACCTCTCAGGCATAAATCCTTAATAATCCTTAACAATTAA
- the SAP30L gene encoding histone deacetylase complex subunit SAP30L, giving the protein MNGFSTEEDSRDGPPAAPFYGQSCCLIDDGDRCVRPAGNASFSKRIQKSISQKKLKLDIDKSVRHLYICDFHKNFIQSVRNKRKRKTSDDGGDSPEHETDVPEVDLFQLQVNTLRRYKRHYKLQTRPGLNKAQLAETVSRHFRNIPVNEKETLAYFIYMVKNNKSRLDQKSEGSKQLE; this is encoded by the exons ATGAATGGTTTCAGCACCGAGGAGGACAGCCGGGATGGGCCTCCCGCCGCCCCCTTTTacggccagagctgctgcctcaTCGACGACGGGGACCGCTGCGTGCGCCCCGCCGGCAACGCGTCCTTCAGCAAGAGGATCCAGAAGAGCATCTCGCAGAAGAAGCTGAAGCTGGACATCGACAAAAGT GTGAGACATCTGTATATTTGTGATTTTCACAAGAACTTCATTCAAAGTGTCcgaaacaaaagaaagaggaagacaagTGATGATGGAGGTGACTCTCCTGAGCATGAAACAGATGTCCCGGAG GTTGACTTGTTCCAGCTCCAAGTGAACACCCTGCGACGTTACAAGAGACATTATAAGTTGCAGACTAGGCCTGGACTCAACAAGGCTCAGCTAGCAGAA ACTGTCAGTCGTCACTTCAGGAATATTCCTGTGAATGAGAAAGAGACGCTTGCATATTTCATCTATATGGTGAAGAACAACAAAAGCAGGCTGGACCAGAAATCAGAAGGTAGCAAGCAACTAGAATGA